From the genome of Amycolatopsis sp. NBC_01488, one region includes:
- a CDS encoding SAM-dependent methyltransferase, which yields MDDELNALRRSRMRWNTPLSEPHAELLLDRMDLGGGLLADLGCGWGELLLRALDRAPGLRGTGVDTDPAGLERGRAQARDRGLADRVEWAETEAATWAGPADRAFCIGAAHAFGSTKAALARLAQVVPSGRLLYGDGFWAAPPNPAAEEIFGPDTLTLPALLDAADDAGWRVLHLSVADQLEWDDFESTSRAAWQEWLLAHPADPRAGEVRDWLDRRLREYVRDYRGVLGLAYLVLGR from the coding sequence GTGGACGACGAACTGAACGCGCTGCGGCGCTCGCGGATGCGCTGGAACACGCCCCTGTCCGAACCGCACGCCGAGTTGCTGCTCGACCGGATGGACCTCGGCGGGGGACTCCTGGCCGACCTCGGCTGCGGCTGGGGTGAGCTGCTGCTGCGGGCCCTCGACCGGGCGCCCGGCCTGCGCGGAACGGGCGTCGACACCGATCCCGCCGGCCTCGAACGGGGCCGGGCGCAGGCCCGGGACCGGGGGCTGGCGGATCGCGTGGAGTGGGCCGAAACCGAGGCGGCGACCTGGGCCGGTCCGGCCGACCGGGCCTTCTGCATCGGCGCCGCGCACGCCTTCGGGTCGACGAAGGCCGCGTTGGCGCGCCTGGCCCAGGTCGTGCCGTCCGGCCGGCTCCTCTACGGCGACGGCTTCTGGGCGGCGCCGCCGAACCCCGCGGCGGAGGAGATCTTCGGCCCCGACACGCTGACTCTGCCGGCGCTGCTCGACGCGGCGGACGACGCTGGCTGGCGCGTACTGCACCTCAGCGTCGCCGACCAGCTCGAATGGGACGACTTCGAGTCGACGTCCCGTGCCGCCTGGCAGGAGTGGCTGCTGGCGCACCCGGCCGACCCGCGGGCCGGGGAGGTGCGGGACTGGCTCGACCGGCGCCTGCGCGAGTACGTCCGCGACTACCGGGGCGTGCTGGGCCTCGCCTACCTCGTGCTGGGCCGCTGA
- a CDS encoding NlpC/P60 family protein, translated as MPGARRGLTVSTLALVILFGAGGTGLAAPPPPPNPSDSELNTSKADANAKAGEVGRLTNQLAQAEQKLSQLQDDVELKQEEANKALVDLQSAQDAAAQAENDAKAARTEADAAAAAIEKARNDLKTFAAASFQQGSTVGSLSAYLSADSPKDMLARAQLLDAVGGDRLNALDRLQQAQTEKSNKDSAARKAAEIAQQKQDAARHAKSSADAARSAAESAQDSQASQNTQLEKNKSDVEQQLYAAQSKVNGLQGQRQRYQDWLAEKQREDDERARQAALGSSGGGGPAAGPAPSGPAGSSIEAVIARALSKIGLPYAWGGGNASGPTRGIRDGGVADRYGDYNKIGFDCSGLMIYAFAGVTSLPHYSGYQYTAGRRVPLSQMRRGDLLFYGGPGGIHHVALYLGGGQMVEAPQSGLRVRVAPVRYGGIMPYATRLIG; from the coding sequence GTGCCGGGCGCGCGCCGTGGACTGACCGTGAGCACGCTGGCCCTGGTGATCTTGTTCGGCGCCGGCGGAACGGGCCTCGCGGCGCCCCCGCCGCCGCCCAACCCGAGCGACTCCGAGCTGAACACCAGCAAGGCCGACGCCAACGCCAAGGCCGGTGAGGTCGGCCGGCTGACCAACCAGCTGGCCCAGGCCGAGCAGAAGCTGTCGCAGCTGCAGGACGACGTCGAGCTGAAGCAGGAAGAGGCCAACAAGGCCCTGGTCGACCTGCAGTCGGCGCAGGACGCCGCCGCGCAGGCGGAGAACGACGCGAAGGCCGCCCGGACCGAGGCGGACGCGGCGGCCGCGGCCATCGAGAAGGCCCGGAACGACCTGAAGACGTTCGCCGCCGCGAGCTTCCAGCAGGGCAGCACGGTCGGCTCGCTCTCGGCGTACCTGAGCGCCGACAGCCCCAAGGACATGCTGGCCCGCGCGCAGCTGCTCGACGCCGTCGGCGGCGACCGGCTCAACGCCCTCGACCGCCTCCAGCAGGCGCAGACCGAGAAGTCGAACAAGGACTCCGCGGCCCGCAAGGCCGCCGAGATCGCCCAGCAGAAGCAGGATGCGGCGCGGCACGCGAAGAGCAGCGCCGACGCCGCCCGGTCCGCGGCCGAGAGCGCGCAGGACAGCCAGGCGTCGCAGAACACCCAGCTGGAGAAGAACAAGTCCGACGTCGAGCAGCAGCTCTACGCCGCGCAGTCCAAGGTCAACGGGCTGCAGGGCCAGCGGCAGCGCTACCAGGACTGGCTCGCCGAGAAGCAGCGCGAAGACGACGAGCGCGCCCGGCAGGCCGCGCTCGGCTCGTCCGGCGGTGGCGGTCCGGCCGCCGGCCCGGCGCCGTCGGGCCCGGCCGGGTCGTCGATCGAAGCCGTCATCGCCCGGGCGCTGTCCAAGATCGGCCTGCCCTACGCGTGGGGCGGCGGCAACGCGAGCGGCCCGACCCGCGGCATCCGCGACGGCGGCGTCGCCGACCGCTACGGCGACTACAACAAGATCGGCTTCGACTGCTCCGGCCTGATGATCTACGCCTTCGCCGGGGTGACGTCGCTGCCGCACTACAGCGGCTACCAGTACACGGCGGGCCGCCGCGTGCCGCTGTCCCAGATGCGTCGCGGCGACCTGCTGTTCTACGGCGGCCCCGGCGGCATCCACCACGTCGCGCTCTACCTCGGCGGCGGCCAGATGGTCGAGGCACCGCAGTCCGGCCTGCGGGTCCGGGTCGCGCCGGTGCGCTACGGCGGGATCATGCCGTACGCGACCCGCCTGATCGGCTGA
- a CDS encoding aconitate hydratase has translation MTAPASKDSFGAKDTLKVGDASYEVFRLNKVDGAERLPYSLKILLENLLRTEDGANITADHIRSLASWDPKADPSIEIQFTPARVIMQDFTGVPCVVDLATMREAVTDLGGDPDKVNPLAPAELVIDHSVIIDVFGRPDAFERNVEIEYERNRERYQFLRWGQGAFDEFKVVPPGTGIVHQVNIEHLARTVMSRNGQAYPDSCVGTDSHTTMVNGLGVLGWGVGGIEAEAAMLGQPVSMLIPRVVGFKLTGEIPAGVTATDVVLTITEMLRRHGVVGKFVEFYGESVAQVPLANRATIGNMSPEFGSTAAIFPIDEETVRYLKLTGRSAEQVALVEAYAKEQGLWHDSAREAAYSEYLELDLSTVVPSIAGPKRPQDRIELSDAKSSFRKSIHDYVDGEDVTPHTKMDEASEESFPASDSPSLSFAEDDAAPVTSSAANGASGRPSKPVKVSTPDRGEFVLDHGAVVIASITSCTNTSNPSVMLGAALLARNAVDKGLAVKPWVKTSMAPGSQVVTDYYTKANLWPYLEKLGYHLVGYGCTTCIGNSGPLSDEISAAIQENDLTAVSVLSGNRNFEGRINPDVKMNYLASPPLVIAYALAGTMDFDFANQPLGQDAQGNDVFLKDIWPTAQEIQETIDYAITQEMFTKDYADVFDGGERWKSLPTPEGKTFEWDAESTYVRKPPYFEGMTSEPAPVTDITGARVLAKLGDSVTTDHISPAGAIKPGTPAAQYLTEHGVEKKDFNSYGSRRGNHEVMIRGTFANIRLRNQLLDDVQGGYTRDFTQDDAPQAFIYDAAQNYAAAGTPLVVLGGKEYGSGSSRDWAAKGTSLLGVRAVITESFERIHRSNLIGMGVIPLQFPAGESAASLKLDGTETFDISGITKLNDGETPRTVHVTATKADGTKVEFEADVRIDTPGEADYYRNGGILQYVLRKMTQA, from the coding sequence GTGACCGCACCTGCCAGCAAGGACAGCTTCGGCGCCAAAGACACGCTGAAGGTCGGCGACGCCTCGTACGAGGTGTTCCGCCTGAACAAGGTCGACGGCGCCGAGCGGCTGCCCTACAGCCTGAAGATCCTGCTCGAGAACCTGCTGCGCACCGAGGACGGCGCGAACATCACCGCCGACCACATCCGCTCGCTCGCCTCGTGGGACCCGAAGGCCGACCCGTCGATCGAGATCCAGTTCACGCCGGCCCGCGTGATCATGCAGGACTTCACCGGCGTTCCGTGCGTCGTCGACCTCGCCACCATGCGCGAGGCGGTCACGGACCTCGGCGGCGACCCCGACAAGGTCAACCCCCTCGCCCCGGCCGAGCTGGTCATCGACCACTCGGTGATCATCGACGTCTTCGGCCGCCCCGACGCCTTCGAGCGCAACGTCGAGATCGAGTACGAGCGCAACCGCGAGCGCTACCAGTTCCTGCGCTGGGGCCAGGGCGCCTTCGACGAGTTCAAGGTCGTCCCGCCGGGCACCGGCATCGTGCACCAGGTCAACATCGAGCACCTCGCCCGCACGGTGATGTCCCGCAACGGGCAGGCGTACCCCGACTCCTGCGTCGGCACCGACTCGCACACCACCATGGTCAACGGCCTCGGCGTGCTGGGCTGGGGCGTCGGCGGCATCGAGGCCGAGGCCGCCATGCTCGGCCAGCCGGTGTCGATGCTCATCCCGCGCGTCGTCGGCTTCAAGCTGACCGGTGAGATCCCGGCCGGCGTCACCGCCACCGACGTCGTGCTCACCATCACCGAGATGCTGCGCCGCCACGGCGTGGTCGGCAAGTTCGTCGAGTTCTACGGCGAGAGCGTCGCCCAGGTGCCGCTGGCCAATCGCGCCACGATCGGCAACATGAGCCCGGAGTTCGGCTCCACCGCGGCGATCTTCCCGATCGACGAGGAGACCGTTCGCTACCTCAAGCTGACCGGCCGCTCGGCCGAGCAGGTCGCGCTGGTCGAGGCCTACGCCAAGGAGCAGGGCCTCTGGCACGACTCCGCCCGCGAGGCGGCCTACTCCGAGTACCTCGAGCTGGACCTCTCGACGGTCGTCCCGTCGATCGCCGGCCCGAAGCGCCCGCAGGACCGCATCGAGCTGTCGGACGCGAAGTCGTCGTTCCGCAAGTCGATCCACGACTACGTGGACGGCGAGGACGTCACGCCGCACACCAAGATGGACGAGGCCTCGGAAGAGTCCTTCCCGGCCAGCGACTCCCCGTCGCTGTCGTTCGCCGAGGACGACGCCGCGCCGGTCACCTCGTCCGCCGCGAACGGCGCGTCGGGCCGCCCGAGCAAGCCGGTCAAGGTCTCGACTCCGGACCGCGGCGAGTTCGTCCTCGACCACGGCGCCGTGGTGATCGCGTCGATCACCTCGTGCACGAACACCTCGAACCCGTCGGTCATGCTCGGCGCCGCGCTGCTCGCGCGCAACGCCGTCGACAAGGGCCTCGCGGTCAAGCCGTGGGTCAAGACGTCGATGGCGCCGGGCTCGCAGGTCGTCACCGACTACTACACCAAGGCCAACCTGTGGCCGTACCTGGAGAAGCTGGGCTATCACCTGGTCGGCTACGGCTGCACCACGTGCATCGGCAACTCCGGGCCGCTTTCGGACGAGATCTCCGCGGCGATCCAGGAGAACGACCTCACCGCGGTTTCGGTGCTCTCGGGCAACCGGAACTTCGAAGGCCGGATCAACCCCGACGTGAAGATGAACTACCTCGCGTCGCCGCCGCTGGTCATCGCCTACGCGCTGGCCGGCACGATGGACTTCGACTTCGCGAACCAGCCGCTGGGCCAGGACGCGCAGGGCAACGACGTCTTCCTGAAGGACATCTGGCCGACGGCGCAGGAGATCCAGGAGACCATCGACTACGCGATCACGCAGGAGATGTTCACCAAGGACTACGCGGACGTCTTCGACGGCGGCGAGCGCTGGAAGTCGCTGCCCACCCCGGAGGGCAAGACCTTCGAGTGGGACGCCGAGTCCACCTACGTGCGGAAGCCCCCGTACTTCGAGGGCATGACGTCGGAGCCGGCGCCGGTCACCGACATCACCGGCGCTCGGGTGCTGGCGAAGCTGGGCGACTCGGTCACCACCGACCACATCTCCCCCGCCGGCGCGATCAAGCCGGGCACCCCGGCCGCGCAGTACCTGACCGAGCACGGCGTGGAGAAGAAGGACTTCAACTCCTACGGCTCGCGGCGCGGCAACCACGAGGTGATGATCCGCGGCACGTTCGCGAACATCCGGCTGCGCAACCAGCTCCTGGACGACGTGCAGGGCGGCTACACCCGCGACTTCACCCAGGACGACGCCCCGCAGGCGTTCATCTACGACGCGGCCCAGAACTACGCGGCGGCGGGCACCCCGCTGGTCGTGCTGGGCGGCAAGGAGTACGGCTCCGGCTCGTCGCGTGACTGGGCGGCCAAGGGCACGTCGCTGCTGGGCGTACGCGCGGTGATCACCGAGTCGTTCGAGCGCATCCACCGCTCGAACCTGATCGGCATGGGCGTCATCCCGCTGCAGTTCCCGGCCGGCGAGTCGGCCGCGTCGCTGAAGCTGGACGGCACCGAGACGTTCGACATCTCGGGCATCACCAAGCTGAACGACGGCGAGACCCCGCGCACGGTGCACGTCACCGCCACCAAGGCGGACGGCACCAAGGTGGAGTTCGAGGCGGACGTCCGCATCGACACCCCCGGCGAGGCGGACTACTACCGCAACGGCGGCATCCTGCAGTACGTGCTGCGGAAGATGACGCAGGCGTAA
- a CDS encoding alpha/beta fold hydrolase: MGDIELGDGTLSYEERGRGRPIVFLHAGGMTRAMWDGQFDRFARDHRVIRYDARGAGGSSNPPGEFSHHEDLKKLLDALDVDRPVLVGCSFGSRVFLDFAVAYPDRAGGLFLSSPGISGMEFRDPFVLGLLAKFAEAARAGDGPAVLECVLRLWVDGPHRTPGEVDPAVRKFCRDMLVENATQGHPAPVLGTELGAIGRVAEIRARTLLVTGDGDSTDIFGVADLVDREAPHARRATVPGAAHMVNLEQPARFDELLREFLQTG; encoded by the coding sequence ATGGGGGACATCGAGCTCGGCGACGGCACACTGTCCTACGAAGAACGCGGTCGCGGGCGGCCGATCGTGTTCCTGCACGCCGGCGGCATGACCCGCGCGATGTGGGACGGGCAGTTCGACCGGTTCGCCCGCGACCACCGGGTGATCCGCTACGACGCTCGCGGCGCGGGCGGCTCCTCGAACCCGCCCGGCGAGTTCTCGCACCACGAGGACCTGAAGAAGCTGCTGGACGCGCTCGACGTCGACCGGCCGGTACTGGTCGGCTGCTCGTTCGGCAGCCGTGTGTTCCTCGACTTCGCGGTGGCCTACCCGGACCGCGCCGGCGGCCTGTTCCTCAGCTCGCCCGGGATCAGCGGCATGGAGTTCCGGGACCCGTTCGTCCTGGGCTTGCTGGCGAAGTTCGCGGAGGCGGCCCGGGCCGGCGACGGCCCCGCCGTGCTCGAGTGCGTCCTGCGGCTGTGGGTCGACGGGCCCCACCGCACGCCCGGCGAGGTCGATCCGGCGGTCCGGAAGTTCTGCCGGGACATGCTGGTGGAGAACGCCACCCAGGGCCACCCGGCGCCGGTCCTCGGCACCGAGCTGGGCGCGATCGGCCGCGTAGCGGAGATCCGGGCCCGGACGCTGCTCGTCACCGGCGACGGCGACTCGACCGACATCTTCGGCGTCGCGGACCTCGTGGACCGCGAGGCCCCGCACGCGCGCCGGGCGACGGTGCCCGGCGCGGCGCACATGGTGAACCTCGAGCAGCCCGCCCGGTTCGACGAGCTGCTGCGGGAGTTCCTCCAGACCGGTTAA
- a CDS encoding MgtC/SapB family protein → MTTFEMLLRVGTGVGLGAVIGVERQFRARMAGLRTNALVAVGATLFVLLSAHGFGGLATSGDADPTRVAAQIVSGIGFLGAGVILRDGLNVRGLNTAATLWCSAAVGALAGAGLYVTAAFGTAVVVGVNVVLRPLGRVVDRRPEAGDETPTKYAFQAVTRDATEAHVRALLVQSLNRTDFRLLSLLSTDREDRTVEVRAELVGDQRDDAQMEAAVSRLSLEPSVSSVRWEAVPA, encoded by the coding sequence ATGACCACCTTCGAAATGCTGCTGCGCGTCGGCACCGGCGTCGGCCTGGGCGCCGTCATCGGGGTCGAGCGCCAGTTCCGCGCCCGGATGGCCGGGCTGCGCACCAACGCCCTGGTCGCCGTCGGCGCGACCCTGTTCGTGCTGCTGTCCGCCCACGGCTTCGGCGGGCTGGCCACCAGCGGTGACGCCGACCCGACCCGGGTGGCCGCCCAGATCGTGTCGGGCATCGGGTTCCTCGGCGCCGGCGTCATCCTGCGCGACGGCCTCAACGTCCGCGGCCTCAACACGGCGGCGACGCTGTGGTGCTCGGCCGCGGTGGGCGCGCTCGCCGGGGCCGGGCTGTACGTCACCGCGGCGTTCGGGACGGCCGTCGTGGTCGGGGTGAACGTCGTGCTGCGGCCCCTCGGCCGGGTCGTCGACCGCCGCCCGGAAGCGGGGGACGAGACGCCGACGAAGTACGCGTTCCAGGCCGTCACCCGCGATGCGACCGAGGCTCACGTGCGGGCGTTGCTCGTGCAGTCGTTGAACCGCACCGACTTCCGGCTGCTGTCGCTGCTGAGCACGGACCGCGAGGACCGCACGGTCGAGGTGCGCGCCGAGCTGGTCGGCGACCAGCGCGACGACGCCCAGATGGAAGCGGCGGTGTCCCGGCTTTCGCTGGAGCCCTCGGTGTCCAGCGTGCGCTGGGAAGCCGTGCCCGCTTAA
- a CDS encoding alpha/beta fold hydrolase translates to MDLRTWEDHRGRVSTASGDVSYTDVGEGPVALFVHGAGTNNLLWRKVITELAKERRCVAPDLPGHGGSPVSPEQDLSLNGLARWIGDFASAMALGPLDLIANDTGGAVAQVFAVHHADRLRTLTLTNCDTQGNLPPEAFRPVVELAERGQLAPLSVRLAADPRKAQAGALGGGYEQPDRVPDEVLDAFVRPVIGTLAAARQFERLLTSVRGEELDAIEPLLKEFRVPTLLVWGTGDPNFGIEWAYRFRDAVPGVTEVVEVPGAKLFFPDERPGDLVPHLRRHWA, encoded by the coding sequence ATGGACTTGCGAACCTGGGAGGACCACCGCGGACGCGTGTCGACGGCGTCCGGCGACGTGAGCTACACCGACGTCGGCGAAGGGCCGGTCGCGCTCTTCGTGCACGGTGCGGGCACGAACAACCTGTTGTGGCGCAAGGTGATCACCGAGCTGGCGAAGGAGCGCCGCTGCGTCGCGCCGGACCTGCCGGGCCACGGCGGATCACCGGTGTCGCCCGAGCAGGACCTCAGCCTGAACGGGCTGGCGCGGTGGATCGGTGACTTCGCCTCGGCCATGGCGCTCGGACCGCTCGACCTGATCGCCAACGACACCGGCGGCGCGGTCGCGCAGGTCTTCGCCGTCCACCACGCGGACCGGCTCCGCACGCTCACCCTCACCAACTGCGACACGCAGGGCAACCTGCCGCCCGAGGCGTTCCGCCCGGTCGTCGAGCTGGCCGAACGCGGTCAGCTGGCACCGCTGTCGGTCCGGCTCGCCGCGGACCCGCGGAAGGCGCAGGCCGGCGCGCTCGGCGGGGGCTACGAGCAGCCGGACCGGGTGCCGGACGAGGTCCTGGACGCCTTCGTCCGCCCGGTGATCGGCACCCTGGCGGCGGCCCGGCAGTTCGAGCGCCTGCTGACGTCGGTACGCGGCGAGGAACTGGACGCGATCGAGCCGCTGCTCAAGGAGTTCCGGGTGCCGACGCTGCTGGTCTGGGGCACCGGCGACCCGAACTTCGGCATCGAGTGGGCGTACCGGTTCCGGGACGCGGTGCCGGGTGTCACCGAAGTCGTCGAAGTGCCCGGCGCGAAGCTCTTCTTCCCCGACGAGCGGCCCGGAGACCTCGTGCCGCACCTGCGCCGGCACTGGGCGTAG
- a CDS encoding TetR/AcrR family transcriptional regulator codes for MNKKIDRGQATREHLVAVATGLFTEHGYDGTSIEAVLRAADVSRGALYHHFSGKDALFAAVLDTVYDRVGAEGARAVEGMTDPAAALRTACLTWIRSTRDPVVRQVLLIDAPAVLGWQRWREIDEERTLGGIKAALRRDGRIPAPRVDLFAHVLLASMNEIAMLVARADDHATAVAEAEAAAGDVLDRLLGRA; via the coding sequence ATGAACAAGAAGATCGACCGCGGGCAGGCGACCCGCGAGCACCTCGTCGCCGTCGCCACCGGCCTGTTCACCGAACACGGCTACGACGGCACGTCGATCGAGGCCGTCCTGCGGGCCGCCGACGTGAGCCGCGGCGCGCTCTACCACCACTTCTCCGGCAAGGACGCGCTGTTCGCGGCCGTGCTGGACACCGTCTACGACCGCGTCGGCGCCGAGGGAGCGCGGGCGGTCGAAGGCATGACCGACCCGGCGGCGGCGTTGCGCACCGCGTGTCTCACGTGGATCCGCAGCACTCGCGATCCCGTGGTGCGGCAGGTGCTGCTCATCGACGCGCCGGCCGTGCTGGGCTGGCAGCGGTGGCGGGAAATCGACGAGGAACGCACGCTGGGCGGGATCAAGGCGGCGCTGCGGCGCGACGGCCGGATCCCCGCGCCGCGCGTCGACCTCTTCGCGCACGTGCTGCTCGCCTCGATGAACGAGATCGCGATGCTGGTCGCGCGCGCCGACGACCATGCCACCGCCGTCGCGGAGGCCGAAGCCGCCGCCGGGGACGTGCTCGACCGGCTACTGGGCCGGGCCTGA
- a CDS encoding alpha/beta hydrolase, with amino-acid sequence MRSFALAGALVAGVGLAGTAGTAAAAEDTVAKPAVVGTTAAVGWGTCSSDTLAGVPADQVKYYSCARYRVPIDHDNAALGTIDIALLKRAARTPDRRVGSLFLNPGGPGGSGLRMPIGGEYYFQPAVLDRFDLIGFDPRGVGQSNPLRCFTTQEDADEVFNAQIPVPLSRAQISGTLASYRDYGRFCKNNAGSLLNHMSTKDVVRDLDTLRASVGDQKLTYVGFSYGTLIGSTYASMFPKQSRAIVIDGNVDPALRTSDGVEYDRERAQGFEISLDGFLERCDQAGAKCAFSDGTPRAKFDELREYLRKQPITIPGGGTVDINAFTGGVSSVLYSPSAFPGLAEDLQALYNVIHPAGAQAQAQQAKPLKVLTGGKQGLADQNPDSPYTGDDSYFAVNCSDKPFRINQEQVPDIAAKWERESRTFGRYQAFADTAACPVWPAKKPDVYRGPWRAKTDVPVVVVSNFYDPATRYQFGQRMAAELGNSRLLSVDAFGHCILGDALGVDKAVADYLTDLKVPANGQVFQPNVQPFATA; translated from the coding sequence GTGCGGTCGTTCGCGCTCGCGGGGGCGCTCGTGGCCGGCGTCGGGCTGGCCGGTACGGCCGGGACCGCCGCGGCGGCCGAAGACACCGTCGCCAAGCCCGCTGTCGTCGGCACGACCGCCGCCGTCGGCTGGGGTACCTGCTCGAGCGACACCCTCGCCGGCGTGCCCGCGGACCAGGTGAAGTACTACAGCTGCGCGCGCTACCGCGTGCCGATCGACCACGACAACGCGGCGCTGGGCACCATCGACATCGCCCTGCTCAAGCGCGCCGCCCGGACGCCGGACCGGCGCGTCGGCTCGCTCTTCCTCAACCCCGGTGGCCCCGGCGGCTCGGGGCTGCGGATGCCGATCGGCGGCGAGTACTACTTCCAGCCGGCGGTCCTCGACCGGTTCGACCTGATCGGGTTCGACCCGCGCGGCGTCGGGCAGAGCAACCCCCTGCGCTGCTTCACCACGCAGGAGGACGCCGACGAGGTCTTCAACGCCCAGATCCCGGTGCCGCTGTCGCGCGCGCAGATCTCCGGCACCCTCGCCAGCTACCGCGACTACGGCCGGTTCTGCAAGAACAACGCCGGCTCGCTGCTGAACCACATGTCCACCAAGGACGTCGTGCGCGACCTCGACACGCTGCGCGCGTCGGTGGGCGACCAGAAGCTGACCTACGTCGGCTTTTCCTACGGGACGCTGATCGGCTCGACGTACGCGTCGATGTTCCCGAAGCAGTCGCGGGCGATCGTCATCGACGGCAACGTCGACCCGGCGCTGCGCACCAGTGACGGCGTCGAGTACGACCGGGAACGCGCGCAGGGCTTCGAAATTTCGCTCGACGGGTTCCTCGAGCGCTGCGACCAGGCCGGCGCGAAGTGCGCGTTCAGCGACGGCACCCCGCGGGCGAAGTTCGACGAGCTGCGCGAATACCTGCGCAAGCAGCCGATCACCATCCCCGGCGGCGGCACGGTGGACATCAACGCGTTCACCGGCGGGGTCTCGAGCGTCCTGTACTCGCCGTCGGCGTTCCCCGGCCTGGCCGAGGACCTGCAGGCGCTGTACAACGTGATCCACCCGGCGGGCGCGCAGGCGCAGGCGCAGCAGGCCAAGCCGCTGAAGGTGCTGACCGGCGGCAAGCAGGGCCTGGCCGACCAGAACCCGGACAGCCCCTACACCGGCGACGACTCCTATTTCGCCGTCAACTGCTCCGACAAGCCGTTCAGGATCAACCAGGAGCAGGTGCCGGACATCGCCGCGAAGTGGGAGCGCGAGTCGCGCACCTTCGGCCGCTACCAGGCGTTCGCCGACACGGCGGCCTGCCCGGTGTGGCCGGCGAAGAAGCCGGACGTCTACCGCGGCCCGTGGCGTGCCAAGACCGACGTCCCGGTGGTCGTGGTGAGCAACTTCTACGACCCGGCCACGCGTTACCAGTTCGGCCAGCGGATGGCGGCCGAGCTCGGGAACTCGCGGCTGCTGTCGGTCGACGCGTTCGGTCACTGCATCCTCGGGGACGCCCTGGGCGTCGACAAGGCCGTGGCGGACTACCTGACCGACCTGAAGGTGCCGGCGAACGGGCAGGTGTTCCAGCCGAACGTCCAGCCGTTCGCAACCGCGTAG
- a CDS encoding nitroreductase family deazaflavin-dependent oxidoreductase: MRSARAVVWADKKLHRAFGGRVSLVALAGLPSLRLTTTGRKSGLPRSTNLLYFPHGDELVLTASNWGRPNDPAWALNLRANSKCQVALAGKPSDTLARELHGDEYAAMWRELLEFWPGYAMEQREAGRPLPVFLLTRLAR, encoded by the coding sequence ATGCGCTCGGCTCGTGCCGTCGTGTGGGCGGACAAGAAACTGCACCGGGCGTTCGGCGGCCGGGTGAGCCTCGTGGCGCTCGCCGGGCTGCCGTCGCTGCGCCTCACGACGACCGGCCGCAAGAGCGGGCTGCCCCGCAGTACCAACCTGCTCTACTTCCCGCACGGCGACGAGCTGGTGCTGACGGCGTCGAACTGGGGCCGCCCGAACGACCCGGCCTGGGCGCTGAACCTCCGGGCGAACTCGAAGTGCCAGGTGGCGCTGGCGGGGAAGCCGTCCGACACCCTCGCGCGGGAGCTGCACGGCGACGAGTACGCCGCGATGTGGCGCGAGCTGCTGGAGTTCTGGCCGGGGTACGCGATGGAGCAGCGGGAGGCCGGCCGCCCGCTGCCGGTCTTCCTGCTCACGCGCCTGGCGCGATAG
- the egtD gene encoding L-histidine N(alpha)-methyltransferase, with the protein MTEIDLDHHRSGDAVTAELREDVVAGLTAERKWLPPKWFYDAEGSELFEKITQLPEYYPTRSEREVLAAHAADVAELSGAHTLVELGSGSSEKTRLLLDALTAHGTLEAFVPLDVSESALAEAAEAISADYPGLTVRGVVGDFTQHLDLLPGGQPRVVAFLGGTIGNFLPAERAAFLRSVREVLDEGEWLLLGTDLVKDPGILERAYDDAAGVTGEFNKNVLRVINTRLGANFDVDEFEHVSHWDAENEWIEMRLRARRALSVDIPGADLTVAFAEGEHVRTEISAKFRPAGVEAELAAAGFDLARWWTDSQQRFGVSLARSVRG; encoded by the coding sequence ATGACCGAGATCGATCTCGACCACCACCGGTCCGGCGACGCCGTCACCGCGGAACTGCGCGAGGACGTCGTCGCCGGGCTCACCGCCGAGCGGAAGTGGCTGCCCCCCAAGTGGTTCTACGACGCCGAGGGCAGCGAGCTGTTCGAGAAGATCACCCAGCTGCCGGAGTACTACCCGACCCGCAGCGAGCGCGAGGTGCTGGCCGCGCACGCCGCCGACGTCGCGGAGCTGTCCGGCGCGCACACGCTCGTCGAGCTGGGCTCGGGGTCGTCCGAGAAGACCCGGCTGCTGCTCGACGCGCTCACCGCGCACGGCACGTTGGAGGCGTTCGTGCCGCTCGACGTGTCCGAGTCCGCGCTCGCCGAGGCCGCCGAAGCCATCTCCGCGGACTATCCCGGGCTGACCGTCCGCGGGGTCGTCGGCGACTTCACCCAGCACCTCGACCTGCTGCCCGGCGGCCAGCCGCGGGTGGTGGCCTTCCTCGGCGGCACGATCGGCAACTTCCTGCCCGCTGAGCGGGCGGCTTTCCTGCGGTCGGTGCGGGAGGTGCTCGACGAAGGGGAGTGGCTGCTGCTCGGCACGGACCTGGTCAAGGACCCGGGCATCCTCGAGCGCGCCTACGACGACGCGGCCGGCGTCACCGGCGAGTTCAACAAGAACGTGCTGCGGGTGATCAACACCCGCCTCGGCGCGAACTTCGACGTCGACGAATTCGAGCACGTGTCCCACTGGGACGCGGAGAACGAGTGGATCGAGATGCGGCTGCGGGCCCGCCGCGCACTGTCGGTCGACATCCCCGGCGCGGACCTGACGGTGGCCTTCGCCGAGGGCGAGCACGTCCGCACGGAGATCTCGGCCAAGTTCCGGCCCGCCGGCGTCGAGGCCGAGCTGGCCGCGGCCGGGTTCGACCTGGCGCGCTGGTGGACCGACTCCCAGCAGCGGTTCGGGGTGAGCCTGGCAAGATCGGTGCGTGGCTAA